The Candidatus Nomurabacteria bacterium genomic sequence AATGCCGCGCCATCCACACCGGGTCGAGCGCTACCAATCCAATGACCAACCTGTAGGCTGGAAGGTACGTCAATATTGTTGGTTGCCGTTACGCCCACCTCGATGATAGACGACTGAAACCCGATAGATGGAATCGAGAGGCTGTTGCCTACGACAGCCGCAGCACGAGGCTTAGCAGGCTGAGCAGCAGACACGTTCTTAGTCGACGCCGTGAACACTTGTGGTTTAGATATGCTTGAACTTGGAGAATTTTGGCTTGAGTTTTGAGCAGCTTGCGGCAGCGCGAGCTCTTGCGTGTGAGGGTTTTCTGATGAGTAGGCAGGTGTTGCCGCCCAAACAGTGACACAGAGATTAACACCGACCATAAGAGCGGCGAAAGCTGACAATAAACTAGTACGTCGTTGCATATAATTCTCCCAATGCATGTCTGCAAATAAAAAACCCCGGACAGTCGCCCTCCGGGATCTATATGAACTTAATATAATTATATCAGAAAACTACAAAAAATGCAAGCGTGTACGAGGGGTCCCGTCTGGTTACGTCTCGTCCGCTAGACAATTGGTATACAATGGGTGCAATATGACATCGGAAAACGTTCCCGCCATAAAGCCTAACAAGCAGTTTCCGATAGGTGATGTCGTCTATGATAGCCACCGAAACAAAAAAGTATCTGAGTGGTTCGAAAGAGTAGAGGACATGGACCGCGACGGGTATTCGGCGCACGTCAACTTCCACCATGCGCCAACATCGCAAGACGGTGAAAAAGCATGTTTGACGCACGACGCTGCAGTGCGACTTTGTCAAAGTTGGGACAATTCACGAGCAGATGGTGTACCGGCCTCACATGTAGGGTATAGACTAGTTATGACCTTCAATCAGCAGGCTCGACTACTACCAAAGTGTGACGTAGACCTGACCAAGCAATTGACTCAAATGTGCGAGCAGCAAAAGCACTTGGCGCGTGAATTCGCGCGCTTTGCATGGGAAAGTATCGCTGACTATCCGCACGTATACGCAGTTTATGAGCGTTTACTCGAAATTGGCCGGACGCGGTTCGCCCTAGACGACGAAGAAGATCGCGATTATTTTAAAGCGGGCATGGCGCTGCCATTCATGTTTGCCTGGACAAGCAGGCTCGAAGGCTACACACCGAAATTTTCAGGCATGATAGAAACGACTGGCGAACCAGACAGTGACAGTTTCGGTCGATGCTTTACGACCTGACCAACTAGTTCGAGCCTGATTCGTACGCAAGGCTATATGACGGTGAAATTTCACCGGTTACATTGTCATACGGCGCACCAAACAGCGCGACGCAACGACGCAACAATTCGGCATGAATGCGCTCCATGTCTGGCTCGCCAATCACTTCCGTCAGCAAATGTTCAGTCTCTGTAGGTAGATGCTTTGCAATCAAGCTATCGCTCAAGGCAAATGATCGTATGCGCCAGCTTAGCGCGGCGTCTACGGTTGGCAATGGGTTTCCGATGCAAGCTTCGCAGGCCGGAACGCCAAGACACGCTACAGTCTTGAGATTTACGTCAGGCTTCGTCCACGTGTCGGGCTTTCCCCATATCATATACGCGAAGTCTCTTGCGCGTCCTCGATCCATAGTCGGGTCATACGAGTGAACTATCACTGCATCGTCTTCGTTCTGTTTCCTGATACCGATTACTCGTTCGTGCAATACGTCGCTAAACACGACCGGATGTAAATCATCCGGCTCAAACGGCTCACCGTTTTCGCATTTCCATAAATCTCGTACTGGAATACCCCAAATTTTTCGCATATATACTCCTGTTTCGTAGGGACAAGGGTACTACACATTTATCGACCGTACAAATTTAATGTGTAGTTTGTGTCATAATTATATATAGACACAAGGAGGGTATATGAGAGGATTCGTAGCCAATATCGAAGAAATATCGAAAGCGAACACAAATTTTCGCCACGTTTTGTACACCGGACACAACGCACAGCTAGTCGTGATGAGCATCGCGCCTGGTAGCGAAATCGGCATGGAAATTCACCCGGATAATGATCAGTTTTTGCGATTCGAAAGTGGAACAGGCAAGGTAATCATCGACGGCAATGAACATGACGTCAGCGATGGTTTTGCCGTGGTCGTACCAGCTGGCTCGGAGCATGACGTCGTAAACGTATCGCAAACCGAGCCGCTCCAGCTCTACACACTTTATTCACCGCCACATCACCAAGACGGGTTAGTACGTGCCACCAAAAAGGACGCCGAAGCTCATGAAATCGAATTCGACGGCGTAACGAGCGAATAAATAATCTACTCCGATTCTGAGGATGAAAACTTTATTTATTGACAAGTATATTTTTTGATTTTATAATCACCGGTAATGAAATTACCGCGAATAAGTGTTGAAGTATTTCGGGATCGCGGTTCGCCAGACGCGGCTGTTGAGCTTGCCGTACGCGCCCTGCAAGAAATGAATCTGATTTTTGATGATGGCTTAGGAGTTATTGATAGCGGCCGGCTAGCCCCACTTGGTTATCCGGGCGTTTCACATGTCAATGTAGATGACGTGCCCACTATAGAGACAAGGGCAGATTACGGCGTAGTTATGACGCACAATCCACTCATATCGTCCCCTGGGCTACAGACAGAGTACGATGAGCGAAATGAAATAATAGTAGGTATAGCAATAACGAACGGTAAAGAAAAACCGTACGGAATAATCAATTCCGAATATCCAGAAGAAGTGTCAGAACGCGCTGTACAGCACGAGTTTGGTCACCTGATGGACGTCAAACGAAACGGTGAAAATTATGATGGCGAGTGGCACTGCAGCCTAGAACAGTGCACCATGTATCGTACAGCGACTCGCGAAAAAAGCGATTTTTGCAATGAGTGCGCCGACCAAGCTGCTAAATATTTGTTCATGCGACGCAGACAAAAAGCCGGACTACTACGCAGGCTTTTCGTCTTGTAAAATTTCATCAGTTCTAAAGACCCTTACAATACTCTGATTAGGTTCATATCTTTTAATTTGTTATAGTGTTTTCATTATGTCGAACCCCGAAACACCTGAAGCATCCGGCGGACCAGACTTTGGCAACATAGCCCCCGAGGATCAACAGTATTTACAAGAACTTAGTGACGCATTTGACCGATTACCTGAGCAACTCGAACACAGGCGAGCAATCTACATGGCCGATCTACATATACGCAAAGAGACAATTGATCGCGCCATAGAGTCGCTGGAGCGGGATCAGCACGAAGCATACAAGCAAATTTATTCTCATGGGTTACGTAATCAAGAATCAAACACTAGGTTATCCTTTAAACAATACGTCGACACGTTATTTATGCTACCCGAAAGCAAGTTAAATGAACGAGCAAGGGCGCTAGAGTTTGCACTTAGTAGCGCGGACAGGTCGCAGTCAACTCTTAACGAAGCTATAAACGGGTTTATGAACCATTTCGATCCTTCCACTCTCCGTGATATGGTGGAAGAAATCACGGCAATGACAGATTTAACAGAGGCAGCATCGCGCGCATGCGTCATCTACGACGCCTTAGTAAAACCAGCCGATCAATTGCTAAAACGCTTCGACACGTAACATGCTACACTGGGGGGCACATGTATACGAGGGACACTATACCGAAAATTCTACCCAATGAAAGCTTCCCTCTGGGCGACATAAAAGACTCACTTAAAGAGCAGGGTGCAAACGGGTGGCTGAACACCATAGAAAAACTGGATAATAATCAATTCAGGGCAAGGGTAAATTTATTTCATGCGCCAACCGCTACCATCGGATACGGAGCAGGGTACAGGACATTCAAAGCCGCGATGCTACTTTGTGGACAGTGGGACCTCGTGCAAGGCAACAATAGTAGCCTTGCTACTGTCGGGTTCAAAGTTGCAATGACATTTCAAAACGAAGTCCACTATCTTCCTAGCTCAAATCTAGATCTCACACTCCAACTAGCCCGCATGCAAAACTCAGAAGAACAACTTTATCGCGCGCAGGATTTTGCCCGAGCAGCCTGGTACGGTATGTCGCAATATCCTAATGTATATGAAAAATTCGATCGCCTCCTAGAACATTCGCGAATCAGATACCGTCTTTCACCTGAAGAAAACCGTGAATATTTCCAAGCTGGCATGGCACTTCCATACATGCTGTCGTTAACAACTGCGCTGGCGGAAAGCACACCTGAAATCAAAGGCATGGCTGACAGAACTGGTAAAAACTGGAACTTACAAACCACGCCGTTTCGTCAATTTTTTACAGACGAAGTAGAACTCGCCGAAGACAACATTATACCCAGCGACTATCTGGAACGTAACGAATAAACTTGATAAATACATGAGTGTTTCATGCATAACTCGCTCATGCTATAGTTAATCCACCATCTATACAGCTGGTGTCCTTTCCCTACGATTCAGAAGGAGTTGCCATGCAAACCTTCATCAACACGCTGGTCATGTTTCTTTTCATCATGAGTGTTTTGCTGGTCTCCGGCGCTAGCGTTGGAGGCGGCGTTTTACTCCTCGTCTGCGGCTTTGTATGCCTCGTGGCTTGCATCGCCCTAGGCAAGACCAAGAGCACCATCTTTTCTGAAACAGTATAATGTCCGCTAAGGGCAGAGACCCCGGCTCGCACAGTGTGTGGCCGGGGTATTTCAATAGAAAGGTGCGTGGCTAGTCACGCGCAAAATCTAAACGGATTTGCAGCGCAGAAATCGTCGCGGCTAGCGCCTCGTACTGGGTAATCAACAGACTAAATTCGATAAGTTGCTTTTCATCGAAATAAAACGCCAATCCAGCCCATGTGTTATCCGAAATCGTACGAGTAAGGACCATCTCATCGACCGCTTTGATCATCGCCCTGTGCCGATGCGTCAAACCATCGCAGTCAGGGTAGACGAACACTCTGTCTTGGAACTCAGAATCCAAGCCGTATTTACGAGCAATCCGACGATGATGCTGCAGCTCATACTCACATTTGCACAGATGGGCAACACGTAAAATAACCAGTTCGGTGTCTTGACGCGGAATCCTACCGCCACCGAGAAGCATACCGCTAAACGGTAACCAGGCCCAAAACAGGCGCTTGTGTAATGCCAGCATGGCAAACAGGTGCATTTCCGGCGCGCCCACGGCGCGTGCGGCAATCCGACAAATTATCCAATTTATCAAACCGATATCGCGCAGACCGCGTGAGCGTATACGTCGTCGATCAATTGTCATAAATCCTCCTAGAAGCGGAGACTAAACAAGGCAGCAATTTGCTGCCCACGCAATCATTATATCAATAATCAGATTAATTCAGGCCGATATTCACGTGGCATGATGCGCGTAAAGCACGACACGGAATCAATCGTAAATTGTCGTGGCAACGAAATCGATTCAGCCACGATAGCGCGCGTCTTATCAATATCGAGTACGTTTGGCTCTGTTACCTGTAGCAACGTAACGTGAGGTGTATACGGACGCTTGTAGTGAGCAGCTCGTACATCCGGAGGCAGTAGTTTAACCAGTTGCGACTGCAGCGAGTAGAGACTATGCGATTCGGCTCGCAGATAGCAGACTTGCTGGCCAAATATTCCGATTTCTTCGAGTGCTATGGTAAGTGGTAAATAACGACTCGCGATTTCGCGGACCTTCGGCAACAGTTCACTCGGCATAATACCGCGAAGGCTCGGCGGATTAAGTAATGTGACATGGGGCACTAGTGGTTTAAGCGCCACTTCGTTCGTTTCATGCAGCCGCCACTTCAGTTCAGCAATTTGCCGGTCTAACTCTGGCGGTAGGGCAATCCCGATAAAATACACCTCTTGATGCGGCATGTCATCCATATATTCATGGTAACGTGGTCGGCAGAGAATAGCTACCGCGCCCGTTAAAAATGCCCGCGCCGGAAACTCGTATGAATTTCCAGCGCGGGCTTTGCGCAAACTTAGTCAGCCTTAGCCGCCACTAATACTATCTATGTAGTCAACGAGGGCTGTACGAAGTGATAGATTAAGATATTTTTTGCGTTCGCGCGACGTTACATCACGTACTCGCTCAATCTTCAAGCGATTGAACTGATACAGCTCCGGTGGCTTGAAGTCATCCGTACCTTCTACGTACGACATCTCTTCGATAAACTGGTGCAGGACAAGCTGCCGAATCGCATGATTGTTAGAATTAGTCAAAGCTTCGGTCGCCACGCTGTCGAGTAGTGGCATCCGCACCTCAAACTTACCGCAAACAATGTTGTACATACCGATTTGTCGTGCACTCTTCACGATACCGATGAGCCGCTTGGGCAAGTTCGCTACCTTGATCTGCCTCATTTTCATAGTAACTCTCAATCCTCGAGTTGCGAGCCGCAGTGCGACTATGGCCTCAATCATGCCATAAAATGCACTAAAATAAAACCATACCGAAATGACAGTCCGTCCTGGAAAGTCATAATGCTCTCGTCTACAAATACCGCAAAACTCATGATATAGTCAGGTAGTACATTAATTAATCAGTATCCAGAGTGCAGCGAGAGATCTAGCTCTACGACCTGCCGGCAACCTGTTCGCATACGTGTGCATAAGGTGCCCCCTCTAGCCCTAGCGGAAAGATAAATGCGCAAGCTCCTTTTCTGCCGCGTGGGCGACAGATACGAAAGGAGTTATTTTTATGCCAAAATTCAGAACTGCCGAATCGGTAAGCCCGAAACATCCGGATAAAATATGTGATCAGATTTCTGACGCTATTCTGGATGCGCATCTGACGCAAGATTCTCACGCGAGAGTGGCAATCGATGTAACTGGCGGTCACGGTACCGTATTTGTAACAGGCGAGGTAACGTCTAAGGCGACTGACATAGACGTAGCCAGCATAGTTCGACGAATCGCAGGCGACGTAGAAGTCATAGAACATATCTTTAACCAGAGTGGCGAAATTGCCCGCGGCGTGGACACGGGCGGCGCAGGCGACCAAGGCATTATGGTAGGTTACGCCACCGGCGAAACTGAAGAACTGCTGCCGCTCGAAGTCGTACTTGCACGTCGGCTCAATCAATATCTATATGAAAAATGGGAATATGATGGCAAGACACAGATCACATTAACCGACGGCGAAATCGTCTCTGTAGTAGCTAGTTTTCAGCATGCGCCGAGTAACAAATTGCGACGACGATTGGATGCCTGGCTGGACAATGAACCGCTGGCAAAACCGGCGAAAAACATTGAATTTCATGTCAATCCAAGCGGAGACTGGGAGCAGGGCGGTTTTGACGCTGACGCCGGCCTGACTGGTCGCAAACTCGTCGTCGACAACTACGGCCCACGAATTCCGATAGGTGGCGGTGCTTTTAGTGGCAAAGACCCAAGCAAGGTCGACCGTTCGGCAGCATATGCCGCGCGTAAAGTCGCAATTGATTACTTAAAAAAGGAAAAAGCGAATGAAGTTTTCGTTTACCTTGCATACGCCATAGGCCACGATCAGCCACTTGAAGCTACTGTTGTCGTGGACGGTCGCGAAGAAAAAGTAGAAGGCTATGATTTGTCGCCAAATGGCATCATAAAACTCCTTGACCTGAAACGTCCTGTTTATGAGCAGACTGCTCGCTACGGTCACTTTGGCCATCCTGACTTCACTTGGGAAAAGTAGGATGCAATAAAACATGCTATACTTTGTATATGAAAGCAACTTGGAACAACACAGTTATCGCAGAGGCACCGAAAGAGGAGTTAATCCGTATCGAAGGTAATTGGTATTTTCCGCCACATGCTATAAAACGTGAGTACTACAAAGACAGTGACCACCACACTACCTGTCCCTGGAAGGGCGAGGCAAGCTACTATGATGTCGTCGTCGATGGTCAAACAAACGAATTTGGGGCCTGGTACTATCCGGAACCGAAAGAAGGATCAGTTGAACGCGTCGGCAAGGACTACAAAGACTACGTGGCGTATTGGAACGGTATTGAAATAACCGAATAGTCAATCCGTCGAAATTTTATACGGTTAAACCCTTGTGCTTA encodes the following:
- a CDS encoding class F sortase, producing MQRRTSLLSAFAALMVGVNLCVTVWAATPAYSSENPHTQELALPQAAQNSSQNSPSSSISKPQVFTASTKNVSAAQPAKPRAAAVVGNSLSIPSIGFQSSIIEVGVTATNNIDVPSSLQVGHWIGSARPGVDGAAFLDGHVDGVFAKLHSVREGQIISVNYGGQTFKYRVVHTETVPLVDIDMGKALSVYGDGSQGLNLMTCAGTYVATQGTYDHRLVVYAVRVS
- a CDS encoding cupin domain-containing protein; translation: MRGFVANIEEISKANTNFRHVLYTGHNAQLVVMSIAPGSEIGMEIHPDNDQFLRFESGTGKVIIDGNEHDVSDGFAVVVPAGSEHDVVNVSQTEPLQLYTLYSPPHHQDGLVRATKKDAEAHEIEFDGVTSE
- a CDS encoding carboxymuconolactone decarboxylase family protein, which codes for MDRRRIRSRGLRDIGLINWIICRIAARAVGAPEMHLFAMLALHKRLFWAWLPFSGMLLGGGRIPRQDTELVILRVAHLCKCEYELQHHRRIARKYGLDSEFQDRVFVYPDCDGLTHRHRAMIKAVDEMVLTRTISDNTWAGLAFYFDEKQLIEFSLLITQYEALAATISALQIRLDFARD
- a CDS encoding 2'-5' RNA ligase family protein — translated: MDDMPHQEVYFIGIALPPELDRQIAELKWRLHETNEVALKPLVPHVTLLNPPSLRGIMPSELLPKVREIASRYLPLTIALEEIGIFGQQVCYLRAESHSLYSLQSQLVKLLPPDVRAAHYKRPYTPHVTLLQVTEPNVLDIDKTRAIVAESISLPRQFTIDSVSCFTRIMPREYRPELI
- a CDS encoding methionine adenosyltransferase domain-containing protein; translated protein: MPKFRTAESVSPKHPDKICDQISDAILDAHLTQDSHARVAIDVTGGHGTVFVTGEVTSKATDIDVASIVRRIAGDVEVIEHIFNQSGEIARGVDTGGAGDQGIMVGYATGETEELLPLEVVLARRLNQYLYEKWEYDGKTQITLTDGEIVSVVASFQHAPSNKLRRRLDAWLDNEPLAKPAKNIEFHVNPSGDWEQGGFDADAGLTGRKLVVDNYGPRIPIGGGAFSGKDPSKVDRSAAYAARKVAIDYLKKEKANEVFVYLAYAIGHDQPLEATVVVDGREEKVEGYDLSPNGIIKLLDLKRPVYEQTARYGHFGHPDFTWEK
- a CDS encoding DUF427 domain-containing protein; translated protein: MKATWNNTVIAEAPKEELIRIEGNWYFPPHAIKREYYKDSDHHTTCPWKGEASYYDVVVDGQTNEFGAWYYPEPKEGSVERVGKDYKDYVAYWNGIEITE